The following are encoded together in the Oceanobacillus zhaokaii genome:
- a CDS encoding acetyl-CoA C-acetyltransferase — MKEAVIVSGARTPVGKAHKGSLANYRPDDSAALTIRETLKRAGDYDGKIDDVIIGCANPEAEQGMNMARNIAALAGLAIDVPGITINRYCSSGLQSIAFAAERIMIGAGEAIIAGGAESMSMIPMGGHVIKPNPKLVQDAPGYYMGMGHTAEEVANRFNISRTDQDAFAVQSHERAAKAIKAGKFTDEIIPVEVTERVIAKNNRIEEKSSIFKMDEGVRAGTTAEILAKLRPAFSMNGTVTAGNASQMSDGAASVLVMERERAEAEGLAPIVKFRSFAVAGVEPEIMGVGPVAAIPKALKLAGLELGDIGLFELNEAFASQALRVIQALDLDPAIVNVNGGAIALGHPLGCTGTKLTLTLIHEMKRRNIQFGVVTMCIGGGMGAAGVFELL, encoded by the coding sequence TTGAAAGAAGCAGTTATTGTATCTGGTGCCAGAACCCCTGTAGGAAAGGCACATAAGGGATCTTTAGCGAATTATCGACCGGATGATTCAGCCGCATTAACGATTAGGGAAACGTTAAAACGTGCTGGGGACTATGACGGCAAAATTGATGATGTGATAATTGGTTGTGCAAACCCTGAAGCGGAGCAGGGAATGAATATGGCAAGAAATATTGCAGCACTTGCAGGCCTTGCGATAGATGTTCCTGGGATAACCATTAATCGTTACTGTTCATCTGGTTTACAATCGATTGCCTTTGCGGCAGAAAGGATAATGATTGGAGCAGGTGAGGCCATTATTGCGGGTGGTGCAGAATCAATGAGTATGATTCCAATGGGAGGCCATGTAATTAAACCGAACCCGAAGCTTGTGCAAGATGCGCCAGGCTATTATATGGGAATGGGACATACGGCGGAAGAAGTTGCGAATCGTTTTAATATTTCACGAACAGATCAGGACGCATTTGCAGTGCAAAGCCATGAACGAGCAGCAAAGGCAATAAAGGCAGGAAAATTTACGGATGAAATTATTCCAGTAGAAGTTACGGAAAGAGTAATTGCTAAAAATAATCGTATCGAAGAAAAATCGTCCATTTTCAAAATGGATGAAGGAGTTCGAGCAGGAACAACGGCAGAAATTTTAGCAAAGCTTCGGCCCGCATTTTCGATGAATGGAACAGTAACTGCTGGAAATGCATCACAAATGAGTGATGGTGCAGCTTCCGTTCTTGTGATGGAACGCGAAAGGGCAGAGGCGGAAGGACTTGCTCCAATTGTTAAATTTAGATCTTTTGCAGTTGCAGGCGTGGAGCCGGAAATAATGGGAGTCGGACCTGTTGCAGCAATTCCAAAAGCATTGAAGCTTGCAGGTCTTGAACTTGGGGATATTGGTTTGTTTGAATTAAATGAAGCATTTGCATCTCAAGCTCTAAGGGTAATTCAAGCGCTTGATTTAGATCCGGCTATCGTTAACGTAAATGGCGGTGCTATCGCACTTGGACACCCACTTGGATGTACAGGAACAAAGCTAACTTTAACATTGATCCATGAAATGAAACGAAGAAATATTCAATTCGGTGTTGTTACGATGTGTATTGGCGGAGGAATGGGGGCAGCTGGAGTGTTTGAATTACTTTAA